From a region of the Streptomyces sp. NBC_01454 genome:
- a CDS encoding SCO5389 family protein encodes MSLDVSPALLEQADRGEVDEAEFVDCVRTSLPYAWGMISSLVAQLKVDGGEFADNQTPPPDEQARGQLLRALASDAIRGSLERHFGVRLAFQNCHRVAVFPLDPVVDDRLARFTSIRGQLLNQSPQLRDC; translated from the coding sequence ATGTCGCTCGACGTCTCACCGGCCCTCCTCGAACAGGCCGATCGAGGCGAGGTCGACGAAGCGGAATTTGTCGACTGCGTCCGGACCTCCCTGCCCTACGCATGGGGGATGATCAGCTCTCTGGTGGCTCAGCTGAAGGTCGACGGCGGAGAGTTCGCTGACAATCAGACGCCTCCGCCGGACGAGCAGGCGCGCGGGCAGCTGCTTCGCGCACTGGCGAGTGACGCCATCCGTGGTTCGCTGGAGCGCCACTTCGGTGTGCGGCTCGCCTTTCAGAACTGCCACCGGGTCGCGGTCTTCCCGCTCGACCCGGTGGTGGACGACCGTCTGGCCCGCTTCACCTCCATACGGGGCCAGCTGCTGAATCAGTCGCCGCAACTCCGCGACTGCTGA
- the nucS gene encoding endonuclease NucS, which produces MRLVIARCSVDYAGRLTAHLPSAPRLILVKADGSVSVHADDRAYKPLNWMSPPCTLKEGDGDVWTVENKGGEKLIITLEEVMHDSSHELGVDPGLIKDGVEAHLQELLADRIETLGEGYSLIRREYPTAIGPVDILCRDADHRTVAVEIKRRGEIDGVEQLTRYLELLNRDPHLAPVKGVFAAQEIKPQARVLATDRGIDCVVLDYNALRGIEDDKLRLF; this is translated from the coding sequence ATGCGTCTCGTCATCGCCCGCTGCTCCGTGGACTACGCGGGCCGGCTCACCGCCCACCTCCCCTCGGCCCCTCGCCTCATCCTGGTGAAGGCTGACGGCTCCGTCTCCGTTCACGCGGACGACCGGGCCTACAAACCCCTCAACTGGATGTCGCCGCCGTGCACCCTCAAGGAGGGCGACGGAGACGTGTGGACGGTCGAGAACAAGGGCGGCGAGAAGCTCATCATCACCCTCGAGGAGGTCATGCACGACTCCTCGCACGAACTCGGCGTCGACCCCGGGCTCATCAAGGACGGTGTGGAGGCGCACCTCCAGGAGCTGCTCGCGGACCGGATCGAAACCCTCGGCGAGGGATACTCCCTGATTCGGCGTGAATACCCCACTGCCATCGGCCCGGTGGATATCTTGTGCCGGGATGCCGATCACCGGACCGTCGCCGTGGAGATCAAGCGGCGCGGTGAGATCGACGGCGTCGAGCAGCTCACCCGCTATCTCGAACTCCTCAACCGTGACCCGCATCTGGCCCCGGTGAAGGGCGTCTTCGCCGCTCAGGAGATCAAGCCGCAGGCACGGGTGCTGGCCACCGACCGCGGTATCGACTGTGTCGTCCTGGACTACAACGCGCTGCGCGGCATCGAGGACGACAAGCTCCGGCTGTTCTGA
- a CDS encoding ATP-binding protein: protein MDPNTHRGSEEYGEQDGPAEPAAPALGGPQSGSRGLARVVRVVSGAYLLTVNPVDGSEIEPCPPGEVPAAPGKLDQEERDAAARAAAPPGPSGAAGQQTVLEERTEDTERLVRLLSRGRSVRVTGPSGSGRTRLLDAVAEACAELAPDGVIRLSGYHRNATDLLYALFAAVHRAPQHRPDRAGMLRRVAGIGAIVVLDDLEFGGAALDELLDATPECAFLIAATPDVAAPSPASHLEEVFLGGLGRGGCVRMLERAVDRPLTDDEEAWAADLWFESEGLPLRFVQAAALLRQRDRLLAGPGALDDGYGLFPAEAPDAGESAGGAGDHPEVPLPSLGEAAAPAPLLASRLSEAARETLRLAVALGGELPHQAHLPALTEDTHADAALGDLLACGLITPVAGHYRLAATVQDQLTAAGYADGAAARAHTVAQHYTWWAGHPSVTPERAAAEADVALAAMGVLTGSRESGHTSAAVLLARTAAPAFAAALHWNAWERTLRHGQEAARLAGEVAEEAYFHHELGVLALCTGNLDRARAELEASIGLRGVLSDRNGAVAGRRALALVTDSSRAAAAAAATSILPQAPGAAARRTDLAKSAAATPAGGVTAATPRAPRAEGAATVVARGSSPSAATTAVPAVTVGGAAGGKRVFGKARRNVVAAGAGALLVAVLGTVVTLSMPSGNEHHDDKVSTEQSTDDGAATDTPAEQPATGTGQQPARPGTSRPGTPGHPVPPSPSAGSPSASGSPTGPGTGPTDPTTGPTEPTGRPTTPTGRPTRPTKPPTGEPSSPTPSDTPSSSASQTPTGNPTTQSPSQSAAAPSGGSTGGGSAGGTPSDGGASSAGTASSSAG, encoded by the coding sequence ATGGACCCGAACACGCACCGGGGATCCGAGGAGTACGGCGAGCAGGACGGCCCCGCCGAGCCTGCGGCCCCCGCGCTCGGCGGCCCGCAGAGCGGCTCCAGGGGGCTCGCCCGCGTCGTCCGGGTCGTCTCCGGCGCCTACCTCCTCACCGTCAATCCCGTCGACGGCAGCGAAATAGAACCCTGCCCGCCGGGTGAGGTCCCCGCTGCCCCCGGCAAGCTCGACCAGGAGGAACGCGACGCGGCCGCCCGCGCGGCGGCGCCCCCGGGCCCGTCCGGGGCCGCCGGGCAGCAGACCGTCCTCGAAGAGCGCACCGAGGACACCGAGCGCCTGGTACGGCTGCTCTCCCGCGGCCGCTCGGTACGCGTCACCGGCCCCTCCGGCTCGGGCCGTACCCGGCTGCTGGACGCCGTCGCCGAGGCCTGCGCCGAGCTCGCACCGGACGGTGTGATCCGGCTGTCCGGCTACCACCGCAACGCCACCGACCTGCTCTACGCGCTGTTCGCAGCCGTCCACCGGGCCCCGCAGCACCGGCCCGACCGGGCCGGGATGCTGCGCAGGGTCGCCGGCATCGGCGCGATCGTCGTCCTGGACGACCTGGAGTTCGGCGGCGCCGCGCTCGACGAGCTGCTCGACGCCACCCCCGAATGTGCCTTCCTGATCGCCGCCACCCCCGACGTCGCGGCCCCCAGCCCCGCCTCGCACCTCGAAGAGGTCTTCCTCGGCGGCCTCGGCCGCGGTGGCTGCGTACGGATGCTGGAGCGCGCCGTGGACCGGCCGCTCACCGACGACGAGGAGGCCTGGGCCGCCGACCTCTGGTTCGAGTCCGAGGGGCTGCCGCTGCGGTTCGTGCAGGCGGCCGCCCTGCTGCGGCAGCGCGACCGGCTGCTCGCCGGGCCGGGCGCCCTGGACGACGGCTACGGCCTCTTCCCCGCGGAGGCGCCGGACGCCGGCGAATCGGCCGGCGGGGCGGGCGACCACCCCGAGGTGCCGCTGCCGTCCCTCGGTGAGGCCGCCGCCCCCGCCCCGCTGCTGGCCTCGCGGCTGAGCGAGGCCGCCCGGGAGACGCTGCGCCTGGCCGTCGCCCTCGGCGGCGAGCTGCCGCACCAGGCGCATCTGCCGGCCCTCACCGAGGACACCCATGCCGACGCCGCCCTCGGCGACCTGCTGGCCTGCGGCCTGATCACCCCGGTCGCCGGCCACTACCGGCTCGCCGCCACCGTCCAGGACCAGCTGACCGCGGCCGGCTACGCGGACGGCGCCGCCGCCCGCGCGCACACCGTCGCCCAGCACTACACCTGGTGGGCCGGCCACCCCTCGGTCACCCCCGAGCGGGCCGCCGCGGAGGCCGATGTGGCGCTGGCCGCGATGGGCGTGCTGACCGGCAGCCGGGAGAGCGGGCACACCAGCGCGGCCGTGCTGCTGGCCCGTACGGCCGCCCCGGCGTTCGCCGCGGCGCTGCACTGGAACGCCTGGGAGCGCACCCTGCGGCACGGCCAGGAGGCCGCACGGCTGGCCGGTGAGGTCGCCGAGGAGGCCTACTTCCACCACGAGCTGGGGGTGCTGGCGCTGTGCACCGGCAACCTCGACCGGGCGCGCGCCGAGCTGGAGGCCTCGATCGGGCTGCGCGGGGTGCTCTCCGACCGCAACGGCGCGGTGGCCGGACGCCGCGCCCTGGCGCTGGTCACCGACAGCTCCCGGGCCGCTGCCGCCGCCGCGGCCACCAGCATCCTGCCGCAGGCGCCGGGCGCCGCCGCGCGCAGGACGGACCTGGCGAAGAGCGCGGCCGCCACACCGGCCGGCGGCGTGACGGCGGCGACGCCGCGGGCGCCGCGTGCCGAGGGGGCGGCGACGGTCGTCGCCCGTGGCTCCTCCCCGTCCGCCGCCACGACGGCCGTCCCGGCCGTGACCGTGGGCGGCGCGGCAGGCGGCAAGCGGGTGTTCGGCAAGGCCCGCCGCAACGTCGTGGCCGCCGGCGCGGGCGCCCTGCTGGTCGCCGTCCTCGGCACCGTCGTCACCCTCAGCATGCCGTCCGGCAACGAGCACCACGACGACAAGGTCAGCACCGAACAGAGCACCGACGACGGCGCCGCCACCGACACCCCGGCGGAACAGCCCGCCACCGGCACCGGTCAGCAGCCGGCGCGGCCCGGCACCTCCCGCCCCGGCACCCCCGGGCACCCGGTGCCCCCCTCCCCGTCGGCCGGCAGCCCCAGCGCCAGTGGTTCGCCCACCGGGCCCGGCACCGGCCCGACGGACCCGACGACCGGCCCCACCGAACCGACCGGGCGGCCCACCACGCCCACCGGCCGGCCGACCCGTCCCACGAAGCCGCCGACCGGCGAACCGAGCAGTCCCACGCCGTCGGACACCCCGAGCAGCTCGGCGTCCCAGACCCCTACCGGCAACCCGACGACGCAGAGCCCCTCGCAGTCCGCGGCCGCTCCGTCCGGCGGTTCCACGGGGGGCGGTTCGGCCGGCGGCACGCCGTCGGACGGCGGCGCCTCCTCCGCCGGCACGGCGAGTTCCTCGGCGGGCTGA
- a CDS encoding STAS domain-containing protein translates to MHIRGDHAELVVGGRLDVRSAADARTALHAAVDSGRGDLVLDLTELDSWDATGLGVIMGAHRRAGRVNRRLVLRGVPPQMQRLLVATRLHRILAIEGGIEAETLPRV, encoded by the coding sequence ATGCACATCAGGGGCGACCACGCCGAGCTGGTCGTCGGGGGCCGCCTCGACGTCCGCAGCGCGGCGGACGCCCGAACGGCCCTGCACGCCGCCGTCGACTCCGGTCGGGGCGATCTCGTGCTGGACCTGACCGAGCTGGATTCCTGGGATGCCACCGGCCTCGGTGTGATCATGGGCGCGCACCGCCGTGCGGGCCGGGTCAACCGCAGGCTCGTACTGCGGGGAGTGCCGCCCCAGATGCAGCGCCTGCTGGTCGCCACCCGGCTGCACCGCATCCTCGCCATCGAGGGCGGCATCGAAGCGGAAACGCTTCCCCGGGTGTGA
- a CDS encoding 3-hydroxyacyl-CoA dehydrogenase family protein produces the protein MAKKLAVIGAGLMGSGIAQVSAQAGWDVVLRDVTDEALARGKGGIEASYEKFVAKGKLAASDAEQALARITTTTDLEATAEADIVVEAVFERIDVKREIFQTLDKLVKDEAVLASNTSAIPITKIAAATSRPERVVGAHFFSPVPMMQLCELVRGYKTSDETLATARQFAESVGKTCVVVNRDVAGFVTTRLISALVVEATKLYESGVASAEDIDTACKLGFGHAMGPLATADLTGIDILMHATDNIYTESQDEKFAPPEIMRRMVDAGDIGRKSGQGFYTH, from the coding sequence GTGGCAAAGAAGCTCGCCGTCATCGGCGCCGGACTCATGGGGTCCGGTATCGCGCAGGTCTCGGCCCAGGCGGGCTGGGACGTGGTCCTCCGCGACGTGACGGACGAGGCGCTGGCCCGGGGCAAGGGTGGCATCGAGGCCTCGTACGAGAAGTTCGTCGCCAAGGGCAAGCTCGCGGCGTCCGACGCCGAACAGGCGCTGGCCCGCATCACCACCACGACCGACCTGGAAGCCACCGCCGAGGCCGACATCGTCGTCGAGGCCGTCTTCGAGCGGATCGACGTCAAGCGGGAGATCTTCCAGACGCTGGACAAGCTCGTCAAGGACGAGGCGGTGCTGGCCTCCAACACGTCCGCCATCCCGATCACCAAGATCGCGGCGGCGACCTCCCGCCCGGAGCGGGTCGTCGGTGCGCACTTCTTCTCGCCGGTGCCGATGATGCAGCTGTGCGAGCTGGTGCGCGGCTACAAGACCAGCGACGAAACCCTCGCCACCGCCCGGCAGTTCGCCGAGTCGGTCGGCAAGACCTGCGTCGTCGTCAACCGTGACGTGGCCGGTTTCGTGACCACCCGCCTGATCTCGGCGCTGGTCGTCGAGGCCACCAAGCTCTACGAGTCGGGCGTGGCCAGCGCCGAGGACATCGACACCGCCTGCAAGTTGGGCTTCGGCCACGCGATGGGACCGCTCGCCACCGCCGACCTGACGGGCATCGACATCCTGATGCACGCCACCGACAACATCTACACCGAGTCCCAGGACGAGAAGTTCGCACCGCCGGAGATCATGCGCCGGATGGTCGATGCGGGCGATATCGGACGCAAGAGTGGGCAGGGCTTCTACACGCACTGA
- a CDS encoding cob(I)yrinic acid a,c-diamide adenosyltransferase, whose product MVNLTRIYTRTGDKGTTALGDMSRTAKTDSRIAAYADANEANAAIGVALALGSLPEDVTAVLLRVQNDLFDVGADLSTPVVENPEFPPLRVEQSYIDKLEADCDRFLAELEKLRSFILPGGTAGAALLHQACTVVRRAERATWAAFEEHGATGKDGSMNPLTATYLNRLSDLLFILARTANKEVGDVLWVPGGER is encoded by the coding sequence ATGGTGAATCTGACGCGCATCTACACCCGCACCGGCGACAAGGGCACCACCGCCCTGGGCGACATGAGCCGTACCGCCAAGACCGACTCGCGGATCGCGGCGTACGCGGACGCCAACGAGGCCAACGCGGCCATCGGTGTGGCGTTGGCGCTCGGCTCGCTCCCCGAGGACGTCACCGCGGTGCTGCTGCGGGTGCAGAACGACCTCTTCGACGTCGGCGCGGACCTCTCCACGCCGGTGGTGGAGAACCCGGAGTTCCCGCCGCTGCGCGTCGAGCAGAGCTACATCGACAAGCTGGAGGCCGACTGCGACCGCTTCCTGGCGGAGCTGGAGAAGCTGCGCAGCTTCATCCTCCCCGGCGGGACGGCCGGTGCCGCGCTGCTGCACCAGGCGTGCACGGTCGTCCGCCGCGCCGAGCGCGCGACCTGGGCGGCCTTCGAGGAGCACGGCGCCACAGGAAAGGACGGCAGCATGAACCCGCTGACCGCCACCTACCTCAACCGCCTCTCCGACCTCCTGTTCATCCTGGCGCGTACGGCCAACAAGGAGGTCGGGGACGTGCTGTGGGTGCCGGGCGGGGAGCGCTGA
- a CDS encoding sensor histidine kinase: MIARSTTATATAGRPHRDDVLLAGGGLLSGLLLWALGLHGGPPLLGLPPALTLLSLAAMSLAELLRRTAPLVALAVSVPALVLDVCAGTLIATVLMFTDVVYAAVLYGPAGAARRIPLHCVLVTVLGTGVLTAVWHSPQVVLAAIGLALVTIAPASTGLMLREHRDAAEAARLRAERIALLAERDRAQAVAGERARMARELHDMVANHLSAIAIHSTAAQSIDDPSATREALGVIRENSVQGLSEMRRLIKLLRDPGTTGPDGTPAATPTLDGLDALLDQARTSGASSGLTFVLDDAREPHGTGAAPGPAAPVERAAYRIVQEALTNALKHAAPGEVRIRLARERDGALTVAVRSPFTDRRGPRAPGSGTGLIGMRERIALLGGAFTAGPAQEPDGRVWLVRAALPAEEEAS; this comes from the coding sequence GTGATTGCCCGGTCCACCACCGCCACCGCCACCGCCGGCCGGCCGCACCGCGACGATGTGCTCCTCGCGGGCGGCGGGCTGCTCAGCGGGCTGCTGCTGTGGGCGCTGGGGCTGCACGGCGGTCCCCCGCTGCTGGGGCTGCCGCCCGCGCTGACCCTGCTCTCGCTCGCCGCGATGTCGCTGGCGGAGCTGTTGCGCCGTACGGCCCCGCTGGTGGCGCTGGCCGTCTCGGTGCCGGCCCTGGTGCTGGACGTCTGCGCCGGCACCCTGATCGCCACCGTGCTGATGTTCACGGACGTGGTCTATGCGGCGGTGCTCTACGGCCCGGCCGGCGCGGCCCGCCGGATCCCGCTGCACTGCGTCCTGGTGACGGTCCTGGGGACCGGCGTGCTGACCGCGGTATGGCACAGTCCGCAGGTCGTCCTGGCCGCGATCGGCCTCGCCCTGGTCACCATCGCCCCGGCGTCGACCGGCCTGATGCTCCGTGAACACCGTGACGCCGCGGAGGCCGCCAGGCTGCGGGCCGAACGGATCGCGCTGCTGGCCGAACGGGACCGGGCACAGGCGGTGGCCGGCGAACGGGCCCGGATGGCGCGCGAGCTGCACGACATGGTCGCCAACCACCTGTCCGCCATCGCGATCCACTCCACCGCGGCGCAGTCCATCGACGACCCGTCGGCGACCCGCGAGGCGCTCGGGGTGATCCGCGAGAACAGCGTGCAAGGTCTGTCCGAAATGCGCCGTCTCATCAAGCTGTTGCGGGACCCGGGAACCACTGGCCCGGACGGCACCCCCGCCGCGACCCCCACCCTCGACGGCCTGGACGCCCTGCTCGACCAGGCCCGTACGAGCGGCGCGAGCAGCGGACTGACCTTCGTGCTGGACGACGCCCGCGAACCGCACGGCACCGGGGCCGCGCCGGGGCCCGCGGCCCCGGTCGAGCGGGCCGCGTACCGCATCGTCCAGGAAGCACTGACCAACGCGCTCAAGCACGCCGCCCCCGGCGAGGTGCGCATACGACTCGCCCGGGAGCGCGACGGGGCGCTCACCGTCGCCGTCCGCAGCCCGTTCACCGACCGGCGCGGCCCCCGGGCACCCGGCTCCGGCACCGGTCTGATCGGGATGCGCGAGCGGATCGCCCTGCTGGGCGGGGCGTTCACGGCCGGACCGGCGCAGGAGCCGGACGGCCGGGTCTGGCTGGTACGGGCAGCGCTGCCCGCCGAGGAGGAAGCATCATGA
- a CDS encoding response regulator transcription factor, which produces MTTGSAADVTAGGAAEPIRVLVAEDQSAVRAGLVLILRSVPDIEVVGEAADGEEAVRLARALRPALVLMDIQMPRLDGVSATRRIVAEQLADVLVLTTFDLDEYVFGALRAGAAGFLLKDSDAATLLTAVRTVAAGEGLIAPAVTRRLLAEFAGPRTANRPAHEGTAPDPGVLDALTPREREVLGCLGLGLSNADIALRLVMAEATVKTHVSRLLGKLELRSRVQAAVLARELGVEGP; this is translated from the coding sequence ATGACCACCGGCAGCGCGGCGGACGTGACCGCCGGCGGCGCGGCGGAGCCGATCCGGGTTCTGGTCGCCGAGGACCAGTCCGCCGTCCGGGCCGGACTCGTCCTCATCCTGCGTTCCGTCCCCGATATCGAGGTCGTCGGGGAGGCCGCGGACGGCGAGGAGGCGGTACGGCTCGCCCGCGCGCTGCGCCCCGCGCTTGTCCTCATGGACATCCAGATGCCCCGGCTCGACGGGGTCTCCGCCACCCGGCGGATCGTCGCCGAGCAGCTCGCGGACGTGCTGGTGCTGACCACCTTCGACCTGGACGAATACGTCTTCGGGGCGCTGCGGGCGGGGGCCGCGGGCTTTCTGCTCAAGGACAGCGACGCGGCCACGCTGCTGACCGCGGTACGCACCGTGGCGGCCGGCGAGGGGCTGATCGCGCCGGCGGTGACCCGGCGGCTGCTCGCGGAGTTCGCCGGTCCCCGGACGGCGAACCGTCCGGCGCACGAGGGGACGGCGCCCGATCCGGGGGTCCTGGACGCGCTGACGCCGCGCGAGCGGGAGGTGCTGGGGTGTCTGGGGCTCGGGCTGTCGAACGCCGATATCGCACTGCGGCTGGTGATGGCCGAGGCCACCGTGAAGACACACGTCAGCCGGCTGCTGGGAAAACTGGAGCTGCGCAGCCGGGTACAAGCGGCCGTGCTGGCGAGGGAATTGGGGGTGGAGGGGCCGTAG
- a CDS encoding DUF2550 domain-containing protein, with protein MVLALLVSGAVVVVLVLLGLFVFGLRRRLIQRSGGTFDCSLRWNVPEKESGGKGWIYGVARYNGDRIEWFRVFSYAPRPRRVLERSAIEVLERRTPQGEEELALLSDSIVLACGHRGTRLELAMSEDALTGFLAWLEAAPPGQRVNVA; from the coding sequence ATGGTCCTCGCTCTGCTTGTGAGCGGCGCGGTCGTGGTGGTCCTGGTGCTGCTGGGGCTGTTCGTCTTCGGACTGCGGCGGCGGCTCATCCAGCGATCCGGCGGCACCTTCGACTGCAGCCTGCGCTGGAACGTGCCGGAGAAAGAGTCCGGCGGCAAGGGCTGGATCTACGGTGTGGCGCGCTACAACGGCGACCGGATCGAGTGGTTCCGGGTGTTCTCCTACGCGCCCCGGCCACGCCGGGTGCTGGAGCGCTCCGCCATCGAGGTCCTGGAGCGCCGCACCCCCCAGGGCGAGGAGGAGCTGGCGCTGCTCTCCGACTCGATCGTGCTGGCCTGCGGGCACCGCGGCACCCGCCTGGAACTGGCGATGAGCGAGGACGCGCTCACCGGCTTCCTCGCCTGGCTGGAGGCGGCACCGCCCGGGCAGCGGGTGAATGTGGCGTGA
- a CDS encoding F0F1 ATP synthase subunit epsilon: MAELHVELVAADRKVWSGKASLVVARTSSGDIGVMPGHQPLLGVLQSGPVTIRTTGESGDGTVVAAVHGGFISFADNKLSLLAEIAELSDEIDVQRAERALERAKSEADAAAERRADSRLRAVTGVH, translated from the coding sequence GTGGCTGAGCTGCACGTCGAGTTGGTCGCCGCGGACCGCAAGGTCTGGTCGGGCAAGGCCAGCCTGGTCGTCGCGCGCACCTCGTCGGGCGACATCGGCGTCATGCCCGGACACCAGCCGCTGCTGGGCGTGCTGCAGTCGGGCCCGGTGACGATTCGTACGACCGGTGAGAGCGGGGACGGCACCGTCGTCGCCGCGGTGCACGGCGGTTTCATCTCGTTCGCCGACAACAAGCTGTCTCTGCTCGCGGAGATCGCGGAACTGTCTGACGAGATCGATGTCCAGCGCGCGGAGCGGGCCCTGGAGCGAGCGAAGTCGGAGGCCGACGCGGCCGCCGAGCGCCGCGCCGATTCCCGGCTGCGTGCGGTGACGGGCGTTCACTGA